The genomic segment CGTTTACCCCTACCGGAAGACAAACAGTGGAAGGATGATCAGGTTACCATTCTGCAAGGTCTTGGAGTGCTAGATCCTGATGGAAAACCAACTGGTCGTCTTGATGTCGTCAAGGGTGCCAAGGTTGCTCGACTTACTCAGGAAGAGTTTGATGCACAACGCAATAAGATGATAAAAACCTGCAATGAGTGTCACTCGGAACAGTTTGCAAAAAATGAGTTAGCACATGCCGACTCAATGATTAAAGCTGCTGATCACGTATTAGCAGAAGCTATACGCGAGGTTGCTGGATTGTATAAAGATGGTTTGCTGAAAAAACCTGCAAACTATGCATATGCGTTCCCAGATCTGTTAAACTTCCATGATTCACCAACGGTAATCGAGCAGAAGTTGTTCAGAATGCACTTAGAGTATCGCATGAGAACTTTCCAGGGTGCATTTCACATGAATCCAGATTATACAAACTGGTACGGCTGGAGTGAACTTAAACAGACACTTTCTGAAGTAAAGGAAATGGCTGTCGAAATGCGCCGAAAGCATTAAGTTACAATCGTCTGAGAAGTTCAGCTTGCCACAATCGTAATCATATTCATGGCAGCATTTTAATCATACCCCTCAGTAACAGTGAGGGGTATGTTTGCTTTAGTACATCATCACCATTAAATCGATATAACTTTCGGATCAAGCATTCTAACTTTTTAATTCCGCACAAAATCAAAAACTGTCTTCAAAGCAGCAGTTAGCAGAACGACTGCAAGTAGTTTACGCAGAATCCTTGAGGAAAATCGATTTGCACCCCAGTAGGAACCGATGAATCCCCCTAGGGCAGCAATCGCCAGAAAACCAATGGAAGCAGTCGTTACCGTTACGCCGGTGAAAAATCTTCCAGCCAATCCTGCAATCGAATTTAACAATATGAACCCAGCTGCAATGGCAGATGTTTGAGAAGGTGTTGCCCAATTCAGTAAGATGAACATTGGGCTGATCAGTATTCCCCCACCAATGCCCAGCACCCCCGAAATGTATCCTACGCCTGCTCCTAGTATTGGTAGTAAATAAATGTGGATCTTATCAACAATGACTTTGGATGGCGTACTTTCGGGGCGAAGCATGAGAATGGCTGCATAGGTCAATAAAGTTGAAATCATCACCATGTATGGCTTTCGATCGATCGTCAACATTCCACCAAGAAATGAAGCCGGTACGGATGTGATGATTAGTGGTAGCAGCAGACGCCAGGAAAACTGCCTCGCCTTCATGAAGTGAAATAGTGCGATTGCCGATACGACGACGTTAAGGAGTAAGGAAGTCGTACCAATGAAGCGGTTCGAAAAGGAAAACAAGGTTAAGACTGCAATGTAACCGGTCGCCCCACCATGTCCCACGGAAGAGTATAACATCGCTACGACAAAAACGCATAACCCGATTGGAAGTAGTTCCATGTCATGACTTACTGTGATCGACTTTTATCGGCGAACCAACGCTAACAGTGCCGCCGGTGAGTACCCGTGCAAAAATCCCCTCGCGCGGCATGACGCAATCCCCTACCTGATAGTAGATGTTGCACCGCGCATGACACTCTTTTCCAATTTGCGTGATTTCGAGTCGAACGTTCTCAATGGAGACAAGATCTCCGATTTGTAATTGCGACAAGTCAATGCCCAACGTCGTAATGTTCTCGGCAAAACTTCCAGCTGTGACGGTTGCTCCAAGCTGCTGCATTTTCGCAACGCTTTCCATTGGTAGCAGGCTGACCTGGCGATGCCAATTGCCGGCATGTGCATCGCCCTCAATTCCCCATTCGGGCAGCATGACGACTGTGGGTACATTCAATTTGGGTGTTCCCTTTGTCTCGCTGATCGATAGCGCAACAATCGTTCCTGTAGACATTGATCAACCTCCATGTCGTGAAGACAGCCACTGAAAACTGGCGGTAGCGCCAGCGGGAAGGACTTCACACGCTTCCGGGAAATGTAACAAGGCATTCGCCACGGCAATCCCGCTGAGCATGTGCGACTCTTGCGCTGACATCGGAGTAATTTCGTAATGATCGTCAGCCCAAACTGCTACTACGCGAACGAAATCAAGACGACCCGCTTTCTTCGTGATTGGCTGCATCAAGATCCCGCTTTGCATGGGTAGCACTGCCGCCGTTGACCCCATTAATTTCCGTATTGCCGGCAGGACAAACTGCTCCAAAGTCACCATCACGGCAACGGGATTACCCGGCAATCCAAAAAACAACTTGGGACGTGACTTCGTTCCATGGGTGCCGAAAAATAACGGTTTCCCCGGTTTGATGGCGACCTTCCAGAACTTCTCCGCAATGCCTAACTCTAGCGCTGCCGTCCGAATGAAATCGTACTCGCCCATCGAAATGCCACCGCAGGTTACGACGATGTCAGAATGTTTCATCGCAAGCCGCAATGACTGCAACGTTGCAGACAAATTGTCCGGCAATCGATAAGTCGTTCGTGGTGCAATGCCGAGTTGTGAAAGCTCAGCAGTTACCATCGGTAGATTCGAATCGTAAATCTGTGAAGGACGATCGAGTGTTTTTCCGACCACGACCAATTCATCACCAGATGAGAAAAGGCTGATTCGTGGTTTGCGAATGACGTTCACGCGCGACATGCCAAACGTTGCCAACATTCCGATGACGGAAGGCGTGATTTTGGTGCCTACGGGTAACAGTTCTGTGCCTTTGAGGACTTCCCTTCCGGCATGACGTATGTTCTCACCAACGATTGGTGTGCGATTCAACGATACTTTCCCGCCAACTTCCAGTTCCTCCCGCATGATGACCGAATCAACCCCTGGTGGAATCGGCGCGCCGGTAAGCACCTTGACCACCCCGTTAACCGGAAGGCATTGTTCCGAATGTTCGCCAGCTCGTATTGATTCGAAGGGGTGTAACGTTACTGGTTCCTTTGTCGTGACTTCACGAAAATCATCCGCACGAAATCCATAGCCATCCACGGCAGAGTTGTCAAATCTAGGCAAAGAAAATGGCGCCACGAGCGGTTCTGCGAGATAATGTCCCAATGACTTACTCAAAGTCATGACGCGTGATGGCAACGTGACGGAATTTGCCAATACTTCACTCAAGGCTTCCGCATGCTGCATCATCGTTTTGCTCGTTTCTCTTCATCCTTCCATGAACCGATCCCTTGAATCATTGGAAAGGCATGCAGCAATCCTGGGAACAGGGCATCCAATGACTCAGCGACCCCCTTCTTGGACCCAGGCAAATTCACGATGAGCGTGTTCTTGCGCAATCCTGCCTTGCCACGCGAAAGCATAGAATATGGAGTGCGCGATTGACCAAATGCTCGAATTGCTTCAGGAATGCCAGGAATCTCACGGTCAATGATCTCAGACATTGCTTCAGGAGTTGTATCGCGAGGGCTGAAGCCTGTCCCACCGGTGGTTAGAATGAGGTCGACCTTCCGTTCATCACAAAGATTATTGATCGTTGAAACAATGATCGACTTTTCATCCGGGATGATCAAATACTCTTCCACAGCCATGTCATGTTGCGTCAATCGCTCCATGATCGCCTTACCAGATGAATCACTTTTCTTGCCGGCGGCAATCGAATCGGACATGACGATGACTGCTGCCGTCAGTGTCCGTTCAAGGTTCTCATGAAAGTCTGATTTTCCGCCGCGTTTCTCAAGTAACTTGATTTCGCCGATCAGCAACGATTCATCAATCATCTTCAACATGTCATAAAGTGTCAGTGCCGCAACCGATGCCGCCGTTAGCGCTTCCATTTCGACACCGGTCTTTGCGATGCTTTTCACCGTGATCGTTGTGATGATGACCGTTCCTTCAATT from the bacterium genome contains:
- a CDS encoding sulfite exporter TauE/SafE family protein, producing MELLPIGLCVFVVAMLYSSVGHGGATGYIAVLTLFSFSNRFIGTTSLLLNVVVSAIALFHFMKARQFSWRLLLPLIITSVPASFLGGMLTIDRKPYMVMISTLLTYAAILMLRPESTPSKVIVDKIHIYLLPILGAGVGYISGVLGIGGGILISPMFILLNWATPSQTSAIAAGFILLNSIAGLAGRFFTGVTVTTASIGFLAIAALGGFIGSYWGANRFSSRILRKLLAVVLLTAALKTVFDFVRN
- a CDS encoding MOSC domain-containing protein, which encodes MSTGTIVALSISETKGTPKLNVPTVVMLPEWGIEGDAHAGNWHRQVSLLPMESVAKMQQLGATVTAGSFAENITTLGIDLSQLQIGDLVSIENVRLEITQIGKECHARCNIYYQVGDCVMPREGIFARVLTGGTVSVGSPIKVDHSKS
- a CDS encoding molybdopterin molybdotransferase MoeA: MMQHAEALSEVLANSVTLPSRVMTLSKSLGHYLAEPLVAPFSLPRFDNSAVDGYGFRADDFREVTTKEPVTLHPFESIRAGEHSEQCLPVNGVVKVLTGAPIPPGVDSVIMREELEVGGKVSLNRTPIVGENIRHAGREVLKGTELLPVGTKITPSVIGMLATFGMSRVNVIRKPRISLFSSGDELVVVGKTLDRPSQIYDSNLPMVTAELSQLGIAPRTTYRLPDNLSATLQSLRLAMKHSDIVVTCGGISMGEYDFIRTAALELGIAEKFWKVAIKPGKPLFFGTHGTKSRPKLFFGLPGNPVAVMVTLEQFVLPAIRKLMGSTAAVLPMQSGILMQPITKKAGRLDFVRVVAVWADDHYEITPMSAQESHMLSGIAVANALLHFPEACEVLPAGATASFQWLSSRHGG
- the moaCB gene encoding bifunctional molybdenum cofactor biosynthesis protein MoaC/MoaB, which codes for MLDISHKYSTLRTAKAESRIHVSELTLQRINAGTIPKGNPLEVAKVAAVQAVKQTPSIVPYCHPIPIDFVGVDFRIEGTVIITTITVKSIAKTGVEMEALTAASVAALTLYDMLKMIDESLLIGEIKLLEKRGGKSDFHENLERTLTAAVIVMSDSIAAGKKSDSSGKAIMERLTQHDMAVEEYLIIPDEKSIIVSTINNLCDERKVDLILTTGGTGFSPRDTTPEAMSEIIDREIPGIPEAIRAFGQSRTPYSMLSRGKAGLRKNTLIVNLPGSKKGVAESLDALFPGLLHAFPMIQGIGSWKDEEKRAKR